From Actinomyces sp. oral taxon 171 str. F0337, one genomic window encodes:
- the pheS gene encoding phenylalanine--tRNA ligase subunit alpha, which translates to MTDAPGALSPLDEAGINAAVEEALAAFATAGTLAELKEARLAHTGDTSPLTLANRLIGTLDKADKPTAGKLLGGARGRIAKALTARQETLEAAAEEEMLRTEAVDVTIPTSRTQTGARHPLDVLVDEACDFFTSMGWFIAEGPEVEHEWFDFDALNFDADHPARQMQDTFYIDGASVGADEGQAANLVLRTHTSPVQARVMLDQQPPIYVACPGKVFRSDELDATHTPVFHQVEGLAVDKGLTMAHLKGVLDHFAKAMFGPEARTRLRPSFFPFTEPSAEMDLWFPQKKGGAGWIEWGGCGMVNPNVLTACGIDPEVYTGFAFGMGLERTLMLRHGIADMHDIVEGDIRFSQQFGTTGRGN; encoded by the coding sequence ATGACTGACGCTCCCGGCGCGCTCTCGCCCCTGGACGAGGCCGGCATCAATGCCGCCGTCGAAGAGGCCCTGGCCGCCTTCGCCACAGCCGGCACCCTCGCCGAGCTCAAGGAGGCCCGCCTGGCCCACACCGGCGATACCTCACCACTGACCCTGGCCAACCGACTCATCGGCACCCTGGACAAGGCGGACAAGCCCACCGCCGGAAAGCTCCTGGGGGGCGCTCGCGGGCGCATCGCCAAGGCGCTGACTGCCAGGCAGGAGACGCTCGAGGCCGCCGCTGAGGAGGAGATGCTGCGCACCGAGGCGGTCGACGTCACCATCCCCACCTCGCGGACGCAGACGGGCGCCCGGCATCCTCTCGACGTCCTCGTCGACGAGGCCTGCGACTTCTTCACCTCCATGGGGTGGTTCATCGCCGAGGGGCCGGAGGTGGAGCACGAGTGGTTCGACTTCGACGCCCTCAACTTCGACGCCGACCACCCCGCCCGCCAGATGCAGGACACCTTCTACATCGACGGTGCCAGCGTCGGGGCGGACGAGGGGCAGGCGGCCAACCTCGTGCTGCGCACCCACACCTCACCTGTCCAGGCCCGCGTCATGCTCGATCAGCAGCCCCCGATCTACGTGGCCTGCCCCGGCAAGGTCTTCCGCTCCGACGAGCTCGACGCCACCCACACCCCCGTCTTCCACCAGGTCGAGGGCCTGGCCGTGGACAAGGGCCTGACCATGGCGCACCTCAAGGGCGTCCTCGACCACTTCGCCAAGGCCATGTTCGGCCCCGAGGCGCGCACCCGCCTGCGCCCCTCCTTCTTCCCCTTCACCGAGCCCAGCGCCGAGATGGACCTGTGGTTCCCTCAGAAGAAGGGGGGCGCCGGCTGGATCGAGTGGGGAGGATGCGGCATGGTCAATCCCAACGTGCTCACCGCCTGTGGCATCGATCCCGAGGTCTACACGGGCTTCGCCTTCGGCATGGGGCTGGAACGCACCCTCATGCTGCGCCACGGAATCGCCGACATGCATGACATCGTCGAGGGCGATATCCGCTTCTCCCAGCAGTTCGGCACCACCGGAAGGGGAAACTGA
- a CDS encoding MerR family transcriptional regulator — protein MHVKELARIAGTTPRAVRHYHHLGLLEIPPTVRGRREYGVEHVARLMRIRWLADGGLSLTQVAEMLASDTIGTDQDSRREAVLRDLWATRGTIEAQQRSLAEQASRVDELIARVERGEGLSPAPSALTRFYDDIEARIARLGGSVRVLRAERQMMVVLASLGMVPDSAIPFIEGLDEDDRELSAQQVMDFTRLATLSENEGLAEAHRLAQNSWGLASRHKEHALAVLNDLPSGALGRAMWRLTHVLATSSYPHPAQQAFVAELMELMLTDPDFAATIRRSAGEEPAL, from the coding sequence ATGCACGTCAAGGAGCTTGCCCGGATCGCCGGGACCACGCCGAGGGCGGTGCGTCACTACCACCACCTGGGTCTGTTGGAGATTCCGCCCACGGTGCGAGGGCGGCGCGAGTACGGCGTCGAGCACGTGGCCCGTCTGATGCGGATCCGGTGGTTGGCCGACGGTGGACTGTCGCTGACACAGGTGGCTGAGATGCTCGCCTCGGACACGATCGGCACCGATCAGGACTCCCGCCGCGAGGCGGTGCTGCGCGATCTGTGGGCCACTCGGGGCACGATCGAGGCGCAGCAGCGCAGCCTGGCCGAGCAGGCCTCCCGGGTCGATGAGCTCATCGCCCGGGTGGAGCGCGGTGAGGGCCTGTCCCCCGCTCCCAGTGCCCTGACGCGTTTCTATGACGACATCGAGGCTCGGATCGCCCGGCTGGGCGGCAGTGTGCGAGTGCTGAGGGCCGAGCGCCAGATGATGGTGGTGCTCGCCTCTCTGGGCATGGTGCCCGACAGTGCGATCCCCTTCATCGAAGGGCTGGACGAGGATGATCGCGAGCTGTCCGCTCAGCAGGTCATGGACTTCACCCGTCTGGCAACGCTGAGCGAGAACGAGGGCCTCGCCGAGGCTCACCGGCTGGCGCAGAACAGCTGGGGGCTCGCGTCCCGCCACAAGGAGCACGCCCTGGCCGTCCTGAACGACCTGCCCTCGGGCGCTCTGGGGCGCGCCATGTGGCGGCTCACCCACGTGCTGGCCACCTCCAGCTACCCCCATCCGGCTCAGCAGGCCTTCGTGGCTGAGCTCATGGAGCTCATGCTCACCGATCCGGACTTCGCCGCAACTATCCGCCGCTCGGCGGGAGAGGAGCCAGCGCTATGA
- a CDS encoding ABC transporter ATP-binding protein, whose protein sequence is MRGEAKKAPGTSAASGAGSDQPTTGSPPAAVRDLGGRAEAPVLVRGLVKHFRHFRALDGLDLEVEAGSVHGFLGPNGAGKSTTIRILLGLYRPDDGSVRVLGREPWRQAAVINRQVSYVPGDVALWPPLTGGQVLDTLAGLRGARDTDREAELIERFDLDPTKRVRTYSKGNRQKVALVAALAAPTSLLVLDEPTSGLDPLMERVFTEEITRAAGEGRTVLLSSHILAEVQGLCSAVTIIKGGRVVEHGDLGTLRRLSLTHIEMSAPTAEVGAVSQALGAMGLDVVEDGGRLSLEVPAEQVPTVLSLVGEHRIQDVTCEPASLEDLFLRHYEEA, encoded by the coding sequence ATGAGAGGCGAGGCAAAGAAGGCACCGGGCACGTCAGCAGCATCTGGCGCGGGCTCGGATCAGCCCACGACGGGCTCTCCTCCCGCCGCGGTCCGTGATCTCGGAGGCAGGGCTGAGGCACCGGTGCTCGTGCGCGGTCTGGTCAAGCACTTCAGGCACTTCAGGGCGCTCGATGGCCTGGACCTGGAGGTGGAGGCGGGCAGCGTCCACGGCTTCCTCGGTCCCAACGGGGCGGGTAAGTCCACAACGATCCGTATCCTGCTGGGGCTCTACCGGCCCGACGACGGAAGCGTGAGAGTGCTGGGCCGCGAGCCATGGCGACAGGCCGCGGTCATCAACCGGCAGGTCTCCTATGTTCCCGGTGATGTGGCGCTGTGGCCGCCCCTGACCGGCGGCCAGGTGCTTGACACCCTGGCAGGACTGCGCGGAGCGCGCGACACCGATCGGGAGGCCGAGCTCATCGAGCGCTTCGATCTCGACCCGACCAAGCGGGTACGGACCTACTCCAAGGGGAACCGGCAGAAGGTGGCGCTCGTGGCCGCCCTGGCGGCACCGACGAGTCTGCTCGTGCTCGACGAGCCCACCAGCGGTCTGGATCCGCTCATGGAGCGGGTCTTCACCGAGGAGATCACCAGAGCCGCCGGCGAGGGCCGTACAGTTCTGCTCTCCAGCCACATCCTGGCCGAGGTCCAGGGCCTGTGCAGCGCGGTGACGATCATCAAGGGCGGCCGCGTGGTCGAGCACGGCGACCTGGGAACGCTGCGGCGGCTGTCGCTCACGCACATTGAGATGAGTGCTCCGACCGCTGAGGTCGGGGCCGTCTCGCAGGCGCTGGGGGCCATGGGGCTCGATGTCGTCGAGGACGGTGGCCGTCTCAGCCTTGAGGTGCCGGCGGAGCAGGTACCAACGGTGCTGAGCCTCGTGGGTGAGCACCGGATTCAGGACGTTACCTGTGAGCCGGCCAGTCTGGAGGATCTCTTCCTGCGTCACTACGAGGAGGCCTGA
- a CDS encoding ABC transporter permease — MSVSTAASAPTGGAGGPVPGRHGADGGGALSGWVVYLRIAFRRFRVQIVAWVLPLWLLVGVTAPSYESVYPSLESRTVLIDQMRKSPGTRLLYGYVPTPGRLGQLLQWETGTFLLVCTALMAIMLTCRMLRGDEDEGLIEVLRSTGAGRAVPHAVPVMVVWTAVGGLSAGVGGILTWQTRSIAELTVSGAWALAGTICVSGWAFTGAAAVACQLGRHLGQARGLSMVALALAFVMRVSADQISDAGGSDWLRWLTPLGWRDLVRPYSDDRFTVLSVCCAVAVALALGAMVLAMRREYLDGYLPDLGSSRRRWRVRGHMDLLGRLSWRGLVGWVLASTGLALLYGSVSGSVKDLLAPGSPTASWVGKVAVGSPVEQFMSLMTVVTVLLVAVAVLRRVNWLAGLERAGLMEIELAAGVSRGRVFLSQVLYALIESMVLLLASAAVLAATTATQLTDDHAVARSFVFTVSQLPGMVAAIGIAAALVGLAPRLTGMSWAIMAWSGFAQFFGGLVELEDWAKDLSVLGHHLDVVGSPDWKPLAVQTAVGLTGIMIGLVAYTRRDLPS, encoded by the coding sequence ATGAGTGTCAGCACAGCGGCGTCGGCACCGACAGGTGGTGCAGGCGGCCCCGTGCCCGGCAGGCATGGTGCGGACGGTGGTGGCGCCCTGTCCGGATGGGTCGTGTACCTGCGGATCGCGTTCAGGCGTTTCCGGGTTCAGATCGTGGCATGGGTCCTGCCCCTGTGGCTCCTGGTCGGTGTCACCGCACCGAGCTACGAGAGCGTCTACCCCTCACTGGAGTCCCGGACGGTACTCATCGACCAGATGCGCAAGTCTCCGGGGACGCGTCTGCTCTACGGATACGTCCCGACTCCTGGCCGGCTCGGGCAGCTCCTGCAGTGGGAGACCGGGACCTTTCTGCTCGTGTGCACCGCGCTCATGGCGATCATGCTGACCTGCCGGATGCTGCGGGGGGACGAGGATGAGGGGCTCATCGAGGTCCTGCGGTCCACCGGTGCCGGCAGGGCGGTTCCGCATGCGGTCCCGGTGATGGTGGTCTGGACGGCTGTCGGCGGCCTGTCTGCAGGAGTCGGAGGCATTCTGACCTGGCAGACCAGGAGCATTGCGGAGCTGACGGTCTCCGGGGCCTGGGCGCTGGCCGGAACGATCTGCGTGAGCGGCTGGGCGTTCACGGGTGCTGCTGCGGTGGCCTGCCAACTGGGACGCCACCTGGGCCAGGCCAGGGGCCTGTCGATGGTCGCGCTCGCACTCGCCTTCGTGATGCGGGTGAGTGCTGACCAGATCTCTGACGCCGGCGGCTCGGACTGGCTCAGGTGGCTGACTCCTCTGGGCTGGCGCGACCTCGTGCGCCCGTACTCCGACGATCGGTTCACAGTGCTCTCGGTGTGCTGCGCCGTTGCGGTCGCGCTGGCGCTCGGTGCCATGGTGCTCGCAATGCGCCGTGAGTACCTGGACGGCTATCTGCCCGACCTCGGCTCGTCTCGGCGTCGGTGGCGGGTGCGGGGCCATATGGATCTGCTCGGGCGCCTGTCGTGGCGCGGTCTCGTCGGCTGGGTCCTGGCCTCAACGGGTCTTGCGCTCCTGTACGGATCCGTCTCGGGCAGCGTCAAGGATCTGCTGGCCCCCGGTTCGCCGACGGCGTCCTGGGTAGGCAAGGTCGCCGTGGGTTCCCCGGTGGAGCAGTTCATGTCCCTCATGACAGTGGTGACGGTGCTGCTCGTGGCTGTAGCGGTGTTACGGCGGGTGAACTGGTTGGCAGGTCTGGAGCGCGCGGGCCTGATGGAGATCGAGCTCGCTGCTGGAGTCAGTCGTGGACGCGTGTTCCTCTCCCAGGTTCTGTACGCGCTGATCGAGTCGATGGTCCTGCTGCTCGCCTCGGCAGCGGTCCTTGCGGCGACGACGGCGACTCAGCTCACGGACGACCACGCCGTGGCGCGGTCCTTCGTGTTCACGGTGAGCCAGCTGCCCGGTATGGTGGCGGCCATCGGGATCGCGGCCGCCCTGGTGGGTCTGGCGCCGAGACTGACCGGCATGTCCTGGGCGATCATGGCCTGGAGCGGCTTCGCCCAGTTCTTCGGCGGGCTCGTGGAGCTCGAGGACTGGGCCAAGGACCTCAGTGTGCTCGGACACCATCTCGACGTCGTCGGCTCACCTGACTGGAAACCCTTGGCCGTCCAGACGGCGGTGGGACTCACCGGCATCATGATCGGACTGGTCGCCTACACCCGCCGCGACCTGCCCTCCTGA
- a CDS encoding MarR family winged helix-turn-helix transcriptional regulator — translation MSRQDGHIILASTCFQLGVAGSRITQSFSRRIERTGLTHKQVGLLAVVDAGLASSQREIAAQLGVAPSLVVSLVDQLVNIGAVRRERSRNDRRVQTIEITNEGRRLLKTATVVVEKLDDDLRKLLSPNDQQALDRLLPSLLQPL, via the coding sequence ATGAGCAGACAAGATGGCCACATCATCCTGGCTTCGACGTGCTTCCAGCTCGGCGTCGCCGGCAGCCGGATCACCCAGTCGTTCTCAAGACGTATTGAGCGCACCGGTCTGACCCACAAGCAGGTGGGACTGCTCGCCGTCGTCGACGCCGGACTGGCGAGCTCCCAGCGTGAGATCGCCGCGCAGCTCGGTGTCGCCCCGAGCCTGGTCGTGTCGCTGGTTGACCAGCTCGTCAACATCGGCGCCGTGCGCAGGGAGCGCAGTCGGAACGACCGTCGGGTGCAGACCATCGAGATCACCAACGAAGGGCGTAGGCTGTTGAAGACTGCCACCGTCGTCGTCGAGAAACTTGACGACGACCTGCGCAAGCTCCTCTCCCCCAACGATCAACAGGCCTTGGACAGGCTCCTACCCTCACTCCTTCAGCCTCTGTGA
- a CDS encoding amino acid ABC transporter permease: MSEEIMPMTDPRPVKQRGQGSGATDAALLFDEPGPRGRILIAVGSVFAVLGIAALAGAVLYRLDLAGQLDYPEWRYFLGHSVVSQLLEAAGTTLSLGAVAAVLTFPLGIALGWLRLLDNRPVRWLVGLWIDAMRAVPMLLLVYFFLLVVPRFATVSDFWKLALPIVMCTSATTAEVFRSGVRALDRGQTEAAWALGMSSSLTMRLILAPQALRLMLPTLVTQLVTIVKGTTLAYVLAYPELMYRGSTIIGQAKIDARLSVFFQTYVIIGVLYIIVNWSLGALARYIESRTR; the protein is encoded by the coding sequence ATGAGCGAAGAGATCATGCCGATGACAGATCCCCGTCCCGTCAAGCAGCGGGGTCAAGGTTCTGGGGCAACGGATGCGGCGCTGCTCTTCGATGAGCCGGGGCCGCGGGGGCGCATCCTGATCGCCGTCGGATCGGTCTTCGCGGTTCTCGGAATCGCGGCGCTGGCAGGTGCGGTCCTCTATCGACTGGATCTTGCAGGGCAGCTCGACTACCCCGAGTGGCGCTACTTCCTGGGGCACTCGGTCGTCAGCCAGCTCCTGGAGGCAGCCGGTACCACGTTGAGCCTGGGGGCCGTTGCTGCCGTCCTCACCTTCCCTCTGGGAATCGCCCTGGGGTGGCTCCGCCTGCTGGACAACCGTCCCGTGAGGTGGCTGGTGGGCCTGTGGATCGATGCCATGAGGGCGGTACCGATGCTGCTGCTCGTCTACTTCTTCCTCCTGGTGGTTCCGCGCTTTGCGACGGTCTCGGACTTCTGGAAGCTGGCACTGCCCATCGTCATGTGCACCTCGGCGACGACGGCGGAGGTCTTCCGCTCCGGTGTCCGGGCGCTGGACCGGGGCCAGACGGAGGCCGCTTGGGCGCTGGGGATGAGTTCATCGCTCACGATGCGCCTCATCCTGGCGCCACAGGCCCTGCGCCTTATGCTCCCGACTCTTGTGACCCAGCTGGTGACCATCGTCAAGGGGACGACGCTGGCGTACGTGCTTGCCTACCCCGAGCTCATGTATCGCGGTTCGACCATAATTGGGCAAGCGAAGATCGACGCTCGCTTGTCGGTCTTCTTCCAGACCTACGTCATCATCGGCGTGCTCTACATCATCGTGAACTGGTCCCTGGGGGCACTGGCCAGGTACATCGAGTCGCGTACCCGTTGA
- a CDS encoding amino acid ABC transporter permease: MSAITDNLADIGWGLLVTLVISALSYLGGLLLGSLMAVFRVGPIPPLRALGAAWVTVACNIPNLCLMVLIGLALPHVGITIPLFWSVVVALIFSSSGFVCETVRSGINSVPKGQIEAARALGMPFGLIIRGIVLPQALARTIQPLVNIFIACLIGSSLAAAIGVVELTAVTQKINQDRAAGVITFLTSGLTYLAIAFAATKLGGLLERRLEFMGKERA; the protein is encoded by the coding sequence GTGAGTGCCATTACCGACAATCTCGCCGATATCGGCTGGGGACTGCTGGTCACCCTGGTGATCTCCGCCCTGTCCTACCTGGGCGGGCTGCTCCTGGGATCGCTCATGGCCGTCTTCCGGGTCGGTCCCATCCCTCCGCTGCGCGCGCTGGGCGCGGCGTGGGTGACGGTGGCCTGCAACATTCCGAATCTGTGCCTCATGGTGCTCATCGGTCTGGCACTACCCCATGTCGGTATCACGATCCCGCTTTTCTGGTCGGTGGTCGTCGCGCTGATCTTCTCCTCATCCGGATTCGTGTGCGAGACGGTCCGCAGCGGGATCAACTCGGTGCCGAAGGGACAGATCGAGGCCGCTCGCGCGCTGGGCATGCCCTTCGGGCTCATCATTCGTGGAATCGTTCTGCCCCAGGCGCTGGCCCGCACGATCCAGCCGCTGGTCAACATCTTCATCGCCTGCCTCATCGGCTCCTCGCTCGCCGCGGCTATCGGCGTCGTCGAGCTGACGGCGGTCACGCAGAAAATCAACCAGGACCGAGCTGCGGGAGTCATCACCTTCCTCACCTCGGGACTGACCTACCTGGCGATCGCCTTCGCCGCCACGAAGCTCGGCGGCCTTCTTGAGAGGCGCCTCGAGTTCATGGGGAAGGAGCGAGCATGA
- a CDS encoding glutamate ABC transporter substrate-binding protein gives MTILSRRGLLATTGAVSLAGVLAACADTGADGKAVASSTASEAAYDKAINSGPVAPADVVAASPWAAAVKQANKLVTGGTKTSEVFSWEDSKTKKISGFDAAIAQALARYIIGGDDARSLLEVQQVTADTRETVLTNGTVKAVIATYTITPERAKKIDFAGPYYASSQAILVKADNQDITGVDTLTGDVAVQSNSSSAAALKKHAPKANAKPFDTQAKCVAAVESGQVKAYVVDQSLLKSEVLSNDKVKIVGETFAEDPYGIGLPKDSGAQAFVNTFLKTIEADGTWKRIWDATIGKSLGGTAPQPPAIGSVPGSSTAGADGAQQTAAPEGGSAPASEQAGDKTPQNS, from the coding sequence ATGACCATCCTCTCCCGCCGCGGACTCCTGGCCACGACCGGTGCCGTCTCCCTGGCCGGCGTCCTGGCTGCCTGCGCCGACACGGGTGCCGACGGTAAGGCCGTTGCCTCGTCGACGGCCTCTGAGGCCGCCTACGACAAGGCCATCAACTCCGGTCCGGTGGCTCCCGCCGACGTCGTGGCCGCCTCCCCCTGGGCCGCCGCCGTGAAGCAGGCGAACAAGCTCGTCACCGGTGGCACCAAGACCTCGGAGGTCTTCTCCTGGGAGGACTCCAAGACGAAGAAGATCTCCGGCTTCGATGCGGCCATCGCCCAGGCGCTGGCCCGCTACATCATCGGCGGCGACGACGCCCGCTCCCTCCTTGAGGTCCAGCAGGTCACCGCCGACACTCGCGAGACCGTCCTGACTAACGGCACGGTCAAGGCCGTCATCGCCACCTACACGATCACCCCGGAGCGGGCCAAGAAGATCGACTTCGCCGGTCCGTACTACGCCTCCAGCCAGGCCATCCTGGTCAAGGCCGACAACCAGGACATCACCGGCGTCGACACCCTCACCGGGGACGTCGCGGTCCAGTCCAACTCCTCGTCGGCCGCTGCGTTGAAGAAGCACGCCCCCAAGGCCAACGCCAAGCCCTTCGACACCCAGGCCAAGTGCGTCGCCGCCGTCGAGAGCGGGCAGGTCAAGGCCTACGTCGTGGACCAGTCCCTGCTCAAGAGCGAGGTCCTGTCCAATGACAAGGTCAAGATCGTCGGTGAGACCTTCGCCGAGGACCCCTACGGCATCGGACTTCCCAAGGACTCCGGTGCGCAGGCCTTCGTCAACACCTTCCTGAAGACGATCGAGGCCGACGGCACCTGGAAGAGGATCTGGGACGCAACGATCGGAAAGTCCCTCGGTGGCACCGCCCCACAGCCGCCGGCCATCGGGTCGGTCCCCGGGTCCTCGACGGCCGGTGCTGACGGCGCTCAGCAGACTGCCGCGCCGGAGGGCGGCTCAGCGCCGGCCTCCGAGCAGGCCGGTGATAAGACTCCGCAGAACTCCTGA
- a CDS encoding amino acid ABC transporter ATP-binding protein — MTVSAPSPDQAAADQNDDVLVRISHVTKYYGRFKALDDVSLDIRRGEVVAVIGASGSGKSTLCRTVNRLEPIQKGRIEIDGTPLPQEGRALARLRAEVGMVFQSFNLFPHRTVLDNITLAPIKVRGVPRGRAEERARELLARVGLEDQAGKRPSQLSGGQQQRVAIARALAMDPKLMLFDEPTSALDPEMINEVLDVIKDLATSGMTMLVVTHEMGFARSVADRVVFMDGGQIVESGQPAEFFSSPRTERARDFLSKVLSH, encoded by the coding sequence GTGACCGTATCCGCACCCTCTCCTGATCAGGCAGCCGCAGACCAGAACGATGACGTCCTGGTGCGGATCAGCCACGTCACCAAGTACTACGGCCGCTTCAAGGCTCTCGATGACGTCTCGCTCGACATCCGCCGTGGCGAGGTCGTGGCCGTCATCGGCGCCTCCGGATCGGGTAAGTCGACCCTGTGTCGTACTGTCAACCGTCTGGAGCCGATCCAGAAGGGGCGGATCGAGATCGACGGAACCCCACTGCCTCAGGAGGGTCGGGCTCTGGCACGGCTGCGCGCTGAGGTGGGCATGGTCTTCCAGTCCTTCAACCTCTTCCCGCACCGTACAGTGCTGGACAACATCACCCTGGCGCCCATCAAGGTGCGTGGTGTCCCTCGGGGCCGGGCTGAGGAGCGTGCCCGGGAGCTACTGGCCCGAGTCGGTCTGGAGGACCAGGCCGGAAAGCGTCCCTCCCAGCTCTCCGGAGGGCAGCAGCAGCGCGTCGCCATCGCCCGCGCGCTGGCCATGGACCCCAAGCTCATGCTCTTCGATGAGCCCACCAGCGCCCTGGATCCGGAGATGATCAACGAGGTCCTCGACGTCATCAAGGACCTGGCGACCTCGGGCATGACCATGCTCGTCGTCACCCACGAGATGGGCTTCGCCCGCTCGGTCGCCGATCGGGTCGTCTTCATGGACGGTGGCCAGATCGTTGAGTCTGGCCAACCCGCCGAGTTCTTCTCCTCCCCGCGCACCGAGCGCGCCCGCGACTTCCTCTCCAAGGTGCTCAGCCACTGA
- a CDS encoding TetR/AcrR family transcriptional regulator yields the protein MSPASTTDPRRRLQPEQRREELVRVGVELFAEGTLDRTHVNEIIKRAGVSRTLFYHYFPSKIAFARAIVEYEILHLHGLVEQQTALTLEGAISTFAGYVKARPDSLRALHTGGLDQDPEIAAALATSFERYERLVLMLLGIAEPDEQAMFAAEVWISTMITLCLAWLDHPEISQETITNMSAQTLRSLVSQARQGAEHTSEQASAPSTAHDLAGDH from the coding sequence ATGAGCCCCGCGAGCACCACCGATCCGCGTCGCCGTCTCCAGCCCGAGCAGCGTCGGGAGGAGCTGGTGAGAGTCGGCGTTGAGCTCTTCGCGGAAGGAACGCTCGACCGCACTCACGTCAACGAGATCATCAAGCGGGCCGGTGTGTCACGCACACTCTTCTATCACTACTTCCCCTCCAAGATCGCCTTCGCCCGAGCCATCGTGGAGTACGAGATCCTTCATCTTCACGGCCTGGTCGAGCAGCAGACGGCACTGACCCTGGAAGGGGCGATCTCCACCTTCGCAGGCTACGTGAAGGCCAGGCCCGACAGCCTTCGAGCACTTCACACCGGAGGTCTTGACCAGGACCCTGAGATCGCGGCCGCACTGGCCACCAGCTTCGAGCGTTACGAACGTCTCGTGCTCATGCTCCTGGGTATCGCAGAGCCCGATGAGCAGGCCATGTTCGCCGCTGAGGTGTGGATCAGCACCATGATCACCCTGTGCCTGGCCTGGCTGGATCACCCCGAGATCAGCCAGGAGACCATCACGAACATGTCGGCCCAGACGCTACGGAGCCTGGTGTCCCAGGCTCGGCAAGGCGCTGAGCACACCTCCGAGCAGGCCTCAGCGCCGAGCACCGCCCACGACCTGGCGGGCGACCACTGA
- a CDS encoding glycosyltransferase, whose amino-acid sequence MPDGTTGGVVAVRRRTSRVLFAPETFNFAEVTRAIEVARRMPSHVECVFAGFSRRNSEYIKAAGFEFRLLTPYLSEEEGRLALDFDQGRSLHHPFTAQMLAQRVTSERVLLRALRPDAVVIGVTPSQFISARAECVPLVFVRPFAYSLAHLEAARTTGATGFLPRTSPEECLLDNVAAHALHALGTRVPLPRSFHQVAKANGVSLPQGVLAGLTADLNLIASAPHLLPRWLRMPEGHRVVGPVYARLPGETPELLADLAAGPQPLVYFAMGSSGNRDLVLDVLAGLGQADCQVLAPVRSHLHEEDLETLPLNVHVTDWIPAHQLGDAVDLAITHGGEGTVQTSCVQGWPFIGIPLQFEQRFNIQRCVAFGSAKLVSQKEARRTDWAALVRQALADDGMRSRARRMARLMEGLDGPGRAAEAICELL is encoded by the coding sequence ATGCCTGATGGCACCACTGGAGGTGTGGTGGCTGTACGCCGCAGGACATCGCGCGTCCTCTTCGCTCCGGAGACCTTCAACTTCGCCGAGGTAACCCGCGCGATCGAGGTGGCCCGCCGGATGCCTTCGCACGTTGAGTGCGTCTTTGCCGGCTTCTCGCGACGCAACTCCGAGTACATCAAGGCCGCGGGCTTCGAGTTCCGTCTGCTGACCCCCTACCTCAGCGAGGAGGAGGGAAGGCTGGCGCTGGACTTCGACCAGGGTCGCAGCCTGCACCACCCGTTCACGGCGCAGATGCTCGCTCAGCGGGTGACAAGTGAGCGGGTGCTGTTGCGCGCCCTACGCCCGGACGCCGTTGTCATCGGAGTAACTCCCAGCCAGTTTATTTCTGCGCGGGCGGAGTGCGTGCCACTGGTTTTCGTACGGCCCTTCGCCTACTCCCTGGCGCATCTGGAGGCGGCGCGCACCACCGGGGCCACCGGTTTCCTGCCGCGCACATCCCCCGAGGAGTGCCTCCTCGACAACGTGGCCGCCCACGCGCTCCATGCGCTGGGAACTCGGGTCCCCCTGCCTCGATCCTTCCATCAGGTGGCCAAGGCCAATGGCGTCTCGCTGCCCCAGGGAGTGCTCGCCGGGCTCACTGCCGACCTCAATCTCATCGCCAGCGCTCCGCACCTGCTGCCTCGATGGCTGAGGATGCCGGAGGGGCACCGGGTGGTGGGACCGGTCTACGCCCGTCTGCCCGGGGAGACTCCCGAGCTCCTCGCCGACCTGGCTGCCGGCCCCCAGCCCCTGGTGTACTTCGCCATGGGCTCATCGGGGAACCGTGACCTCGTCCTTGACGTCCTCGCAGGCCTGGGCCAGGCGGACTGCCAGGTACTGGCGCCGGTGCGCTCCCACCTTCACGAGGAGGACCTGGAGACTCTTCCGCTCAACGTCCACGTCACTGACTGGATCCCGGCGCACCAGCTGGGCGACGCCGTCGACCTGGCCATCACTCACGGCGGGGAGGGAACGGTGCAGACCAGCTGCGTCCAGGGGTGGCCCTTCATCGGGATTCCGTTGCAGTTCGAGCAGCGATTCAACATTCAGCGCTGCGTGGCCTTCGGCTCGGCCAAACTCGTATCGCAGAAGGAGGCTCGCAGGACCGACTGGGCCGCGCTGGTGCGCCAGGCCCTGGCCGACGACGGCATGCGTTCGCGCGCTCGGCGGATGGCACGGCTCATGGAGGGGCTGGACGGACCGGGCCGGGCTGCCGAGGCGATCTGCGAGCTGCTGTGA